The Pontibacter pudoricolor genome contains a region encoding:
- a CDS encoding D-glycero-alpha-D-manno-heptose-1,7-bisphosphate 7-phosphatase — translation MRVLDRDGVLNRERGDYTYLLDEFEVLPGVPEALALLKENGYLLIVITNQGGIAKGLYTKDDVMACHRKLQDSCNNLIDAIYFAPSHPNYSESLSRKPDSLMLERAIAKYDIDTNYSWMVGDSLRDLEAAEKVGVRSVLVGDKYSAGTYPLQVKDMWEATQL, via the coding sequence ATGCGTGTTTTGGATAGAGATGGGGTGCTAAACCGCGAGCGCGGCGACTATACTTATTTGCTGGATGAGTTTGAAGTGCTGCCGGGAGTACCTGAAGCGCTGGCATTGCTGAAAGAAAACGGCTATCTGCTTATAGTTATTACTAACCAGGGAGGTATTGCCAAAGGGTTATATACGAAAGACGATGTAATGGCTTGTCACCGGAAACTACAGGATAGTTGCAACAACCTGATTGATGCCATTTACTTCGCCCCCTCTCACCCGAACTATAGCGAGTCCCTTTCCCGCAAACCCGACAGCCTGATGCTGGAACGCGCCATCGCCAAATATGACATCGATACAAACTATAGTTGGATGGTTGGCGATTCTTTACGCGATCTGGAAGCTGCTGAGAAAGTAGGAGTGAGGTCTGTTTTGGTGGGGGATAAGTATAGTGCCGGGACCTACCCGTTGCAGGTGAAGGATATGTGGGAAGCGACGCAGTTATAG